A segment of the Catenuloplanes nepalensis genome:
GGCGGCGCGCCTGCGTCTCCCAGAACGCGAGCCGGTCGTTCGCGGCCTGCTGGTATGCGGCGTCGGTGACGTTGGCCTCCGCGGCGAGCGCGGCCGGCGGCGGGAACGTCCGCTCCTCCTTGAGAAGGTTCGCCAAGGTCTCACTCATCGATGAACTCCTCGTCAGACGTCCGTGTGATCCAGGTCTCCGCCGAGACTAGCGTCGGTCCTGGTGAGCAGCCATAAGCGGTCACCGTACGCGCCGAATGGCGCACGGTGAGCGCCCACCGGTTGATCTTCGCACCGCTGCTCTCCGCCGTGAAGAGACCGTTACGAGTCGATTTCCCCGGCTGCCGCCCCGACCACCCAACCCCGGCCGGTCCGAATGCCCTCCGACCTCTTTCCCCACCGCGTCCCACCAGGGCGGTAGCGTCTCCTTCCGTGAACGACCCCCTCGCCCCGCTGCTCGATCTCGCCGACGTCGCGTCCGCGGTGACCGCCGCGCGTGATCATGTGGACGCCGCCATGCGGCACCGCGCGTTGCGCCGCAAAGGCGGGCAGGTCGTCGCGGAGGTCGGACTCCGCGCCGCGGTCGCCAGTGCCGCCCTGGAGGGCGCAGAGCACGACCCCGAGGTGGTACGGCAGGGAGCTGTCACCGACCCGGTCATGCAGGGCGCGCTGCGGGTGACCGGCGCGCTGGACGGGCTCGCGCCGCGCTGGCGGACCGCGCCCCGCCAGGTGCTGGCCCGCCTGCACGTGCTGGCCGCGCGCGGCGTGGTCGCCGACTCCGAGCTGGGCCGGCCGATCGCGGACCCGGTGGTCGCGGCGCGGCTGGACACGCTGATGGGCCTGGTCGCGGGCGGCACCAACGCGCCGCCGCTGGTGCTGGCCGCGATCGTGCACGGCGAGCTGCTGAACCTGCGGCCGTTCGAGGGCCCGTCCGGCGTGGTCGCGCGCGCGGCCGCGCGGCTGACGTTGCTGGCCACCGGCTTCGACCCGCGCGGCCTGATCGCGGTCGAGGTCGGTCACCTGCGCCGCCAGCCGGAGTACGTCGGCGCCGCCGGCGCGTTCGCCACCGGCACCCCGGACGGCCTGCGCTCCTGGCTGCGCCACTACACCGCCGCGGTCGAGGCCGGCGCCGACGAGATCGCCCCGATCGGCGACGCCGTCCTGGCCGCCGCCTGACTCGCCGTTCCCGCCCGGATCACCGCACCGGCCGGCGTACTTCGAAGCCGGTGCGAAGCCACCGTCAAGGCGAGCTGCCGGGCTGCCGGCCGGTGTTCGAGCTGCCGGGTTGCCGGCCGGTGTTCGAGCTGCCGGGCTGCCGCCCGCGTCCGAGCCGCCCGGCCGCCGCCCGCGTCCG
Coding sequences within it:
- a CDS encoding oxidoreductase, whose protein sequence is MNDPLAPLLDLADVASAVTAARDHVDAAMRHRALRRKGGQVVAEVGLRAAVASAALEGAEHDPEVVRQGAVTDPVMQGALRVTGALDGLAPRWRTAPRQVLARLHVLAARGVVADSELGRPIADPVVAARLDTLMGLVAGGTNAPPLVLAAIVHGELLNLRPFEGPSGVVARAAARLTLLATGFDPRGLIAVEVGHLRRQPEYVGAAGAFATGTPDGLRSWLRHYTAAVEAGADEIAPIGDAVLAAA